The Terriglobales bacterium genomic sequence ATCAGAAGCACGAGCACCACGTCGACGAGCGGCGTGATGTTGATTTCAGACTGCAGGCTGGAGCCGGAATCGTTGCTGTTGAACTGCATGATGTCACTTTCCTTCTGCGCCAGTGCGCTTGGCGATCAGTCCGACTCCGCGAAAACCGGTCTGCTCGATCGCGACCATGACCTCACGAACCTCGCGGAAATTCAGCTTTGCATCGCCTCGGATCACAATCTTGGGGCTCGTCTCGGCGCCCACCGCAGCGCGGAGAGACTCGTCGAAATGCTCGGGTGCGACAGACTGATCGTTGATCCACAACCCGCCAGACTCGTCTATGGACACCAGGATTCGGCCTCTCTCGTCGCCCTGCGAGCTCGGTTTGGTCGTGTTCGGCAGGTTGACGTCGGGCCCCTTCCGCATCTGGGGCGCCATCACCATGAAGATGATCAGCAGCACCAGCACCACGTCGACGAGCGGCGTGATGTTGATGGCCGCCTGCATTCTGGCCGGCTCACCGAGTCGCATAGGCTGGACCTTCCTTTGTGATCTTCGACGCATTGACTTCATCCACTTCAACGTCAAGCCCCTTAAGCTCCGGTATCTTGAACAAGCGGTTGACGAGCTGGGACGAAGCCCGATTCATCTCGACATGGAAAGTCTCAAGCTTGCCGGTGAAGTGGTTGAAGGCTACGACGGCCGGGATTGCGACGAAGATACCGAGGGCTGTCGAAACCAGCGCCTCCGCGATGCCGCCCGAAA encodes the following:
- a CDS encoding biopolymer transporter ExbD, which codes for MRLGEPARMQAAINITPLVDVVLVLLIIFMVMAPQMRKGPDVNLPNTTKPSSQGDERGRILVSIDESGGLWINDQSVAPEHFDESLRAAVGAETSPKIVIRGDAKLNFREVREVMVAIEQTGFRGVGLIAKRTGAEGK